A segment of the Cohnella algarum genome:
AATAAGGAGCATCCTCCAGCATGCTGTCCAGCAGCGGGCGAAATCCGTCCTTCATCCGCTTGGCGATTCCGTACCGGAACGAGGCCAGCAGCTCTTCCCAGCTCGCGCCTTCATACCAAAGCTCCCGTTCCGCCGTCTCCGCGTCCCGGAGCTCCTGCCATCCGGCCGTCCACATTCCCTGCTCTTCGCCGATAAACACTTGCCCCCGCTCGACGTCCGACAGTCCGGCCGTCCGTTCAAACCGATTCAGAAATACGACTTCCATTCGAGATTCCTCCTTGCCCGCTTCCGCGGCATATTGGCATGTTCCGGCACGAACGCCATGCGGAGACACAAAAAGCACCTCCCGCCGCATGGACGAAAGAGGTGCTTCCTCTCGAATGCCTGAACTATGTATGGCTATTATACTGAATATGGATCGAATTGGCAAGTTAACTTTTTTTGTCCGCCGCTGCCCCGTCCTGTCACAGGTTCTCCTTTTGCCGCGATCTCCGAAATTATGTTAAGGTTAAGTCATCTTCGGATATTTTAGACCGGTTATGGCAGGAAGGCAGGTACGCCCTTATGAACAGCGCGAGAACGTCCGCGACGGGGACGGACAAACGATACGCGGAAGCGGAAACTTTCATCAGACAGGCTTACGGGGAACTGGACAAGTCGCCCGCGGAAGCGGAAAGGCGCATTCGGGAAATCGGACGGCAGCTCGAAACGGAAGGCCGCTACAGCCACACGTTCGAGGAACTGTCGCACGGAGCGAAAATGGCGTGGCGCAACGCCAACCGCTGCATCGGCAGGCTGTTCTGGAACCGGATGCACGTCCTCGACGCCAGGGATTGCGAGACTTCCGACGACGTATACGCCGCGTTGCTGCGGCATATCGAATTCGCCACCAACGGCGGCGAAATCCGTCCGGCGATCACCGTGTTCGCGCCGGCAACCGGCGGAAGGGAACCGGTGCGCATCTGGAACCACCAGCTCATCCGCTACGCGGGCTACCGGACGGAGGACGGCATCATCGGCGACCCCGCTTCGGCAAGCTTTACGGATGTTTGCCGCAAGCTGGGCTGGCAGGGCGCAGGCACTCCGTTCGACGTGCTGCCTCTCGTCATCCAGACGGACGAACAGGAGCCGCGGCTGTATCCGATTCCCGAGCGGCTTGTGCTGGAAGTCCCCCTGTCCCATCCCGAACTCGACCTTTTCGGCGAAACCGCAGTCAAATGGTACGCCGTTCCGATCATATCGGATATGGCGCTTGAAATCGGAGGCGTTCGCTATCCCGCGGCCCCGTTCAACGGCTGGTACATGGGAACGGAAATCGGGGCCCGCAATTTGGCCGACGAGTTCCGCTACGATATGCTGCCTGCGGTCGCACGCAATATGGGGCTGGATACGAGCACCCATTCATCCCTTTGGAAGGATCGCGCCCTCGTCGAGCTGAATGCGGCCGTGCTTCATTCGTTTCGAAAAAGCGGCGTCAGCATCGTCGACCATCATACGGCCGCGCAGCAATTCAAAATGTTCGAGAAAAACGAGGCCCGGGCCGGCCGCGAAGTGACCGGCCGCTGGTCGTGGCTCATTCCGCCGATGTCTCCGGCGACGACCGACATTTTTCACGGCAGCTATGAGGACCGCACGGTTTTCCCGGGGTTTGTTTATCAGGACCGGCCATACGGGCAATAAAGAAAGGAGGCTTGTTTTTTGAAACCGAACGATTTCGACTTTATGTCCGACAGCACCGAGCAGACTTCGACGAGATTCGTAACCTTCATTACGCCGGGCATGCACCGGTTCGACCTGGCCATTACGACGACGAACCGGTTCTACGGCAAAAAGCTGGTTGTCGACATGCAATCGGGACGCAGCGCCGTGCTCGGCGCGGACGATTTGGAGGAAGAGGGCGTTCTGAACTCCGTCTTCAAGCTCGATGACGAGCAGGCGGCCGAGCTGTCCCAATTTTTAAGCCTCGTGCTGGGCGAGCCACACTTTACCGATTGAAAAGCTTTTTGCCGATCCCGCGTTATCTCGCTTTGTTTTTTTGCTTGTGAGCCGCTTCCTCCAGCCGCTGAAAGCGCCGCAAGTCGGCCTTCCGGATCGGCAGCGGCTCTTTGCGCAGCAATTTGACGATCGACCAGATCAAAAGCAAGAGCAGCACGGTAAAAGGCAGCGCCGCGATCAAGGAGGCGGTTTGCAGCGCTTCGAGCCCGCCCGCGTACAACAGCGTCGCCGCGATTCCCGCCATCAGCGCGCCGCAGACGATTTTGGCGGCGAGCGGCGGATTCAGGCTGCCGCGGGTCGTCATGCTCGCCAAAATAAACGTCGCGGAATCCGCCGACGTGACCAGGAAAGTCGCGATGAGCAAAATCGACAGAAAAGACAAAATCGCCGTAAACGGCATATGCCTGTAGAGCTCGAACAAAGCCGAGGTCAGATCCGCATTTACGGCCGCCGCAATGCCGGCGCCGCGATTCAAGTCGTGCCACAAGGCGGTCCCCCCGAACGCCGCCATCCACAGGCAGGCGATCAGCGGCGGGACGACCATGACGCCGATAATGAATTCGCGGATCGTCCTTCCTTTCGATACCCGGGCCACGAATCCGCCCACGAACGGCGACCAGGCGATCGCCCAAGCCCAGTAGAAAATCGTCCAATCCCGAATCCAGGTGCCTCCGGCATAAGGCTGCAACCGCAGGCTGTACTGGATGAAGTTGGCGATATAATCCCCGAGCGCCAGCGTGAACGTCTCCAGAATAAAGACGGTAGGGCCGGCAACGAAAATAAACAGCACGAGAGCCAATGCCGCTGCCAGATTCAAATTGCTGAGCACGCGAATGCCCTTATCCAGCCCCGTCGTCGACGAAAGCATATAGAGAACGAAAAGCGCCGCGATCATGAGCAGCTGTATGCCGACGGAATCCCCGATGCCCCATACGGCTTTCAGGCCTCCGTTCATTTGCAGGACGCCGAGGCCGACGGAAGTGGCGATTCCCATGACGGTGGCAATGACGGCCAAGCTGTCGATCGCGTTTTTCACGATCGGCCTGGAGCCCGTAACCGGTTCGGTCGCGGTCGAAATCAGACCGTTTTTTTGCTTTTTGAACTGCATGAAAGCGATGGCGAGACCGACGATGGCGGACACCGACCATTGGCTGATTCCCCAGTGAAAAAAGGAATAGCCCATCGCGATTCGCGCCGCTTCCTCCGTCAACGGCGGAACGCCCGCGAACGGCGTCGTAAAAAAGTGGCTCATCGGTTCGGCGACGCCGTAAAAGACGAGCCCCGCCCCGAAGCCCGCGGAAAACAGCATCCCGATCCAGGTAAAAAAGGGAAACTCGGGCTTTTCCTTGTCTCCGCCTAGACGAATCGACCCGTATTTGCTGATCGCCAGTCCGATCAAAAAAACGATAATCAAAAAGACGGCCAGCAAATAAAACCAGCCGAAGTTGTCCGTCGTAAACAGAAACAGCCGGTTCGCGATATCGCCGAACGTCGCCGGCGCGAACGCTCCGAACGCAACGAACAATAAAATGACGGCGACCGACACCGCGAACACCGGGTTTTTCCACAGTTTTTGTTCCATGCTGTCCCCCTCGAACACCGTTGTCCCCTAATTGTTTCCTTACGCTTGCTTGTTATGCAGCGGGAGAACAGCGACAAAAAGCGGCGCATGGATCCTATGTTCGGGGAGAAGCTAACGGAAACCCCTTCGAAAAGGAGACGTTACCGATGCCGCGTTCCCGCCCCGAAACCCGGCACCAGGTCCCGGACCTGGCGACCGTGGAATCGCAGCGCAACGACCTGACCGCCGAAGAATTTCCGGAAGGCCCGTACGGCAGCCCGGTTTCCGTCAAGCTTGGCAAAAGCACGCCGTGGCGGGAGGAGCAGCGTCCGCCGAATAGCTATACGTATGAAAACCGGGAGCTTCATGCCGGGATGGAGCGGGACTACCCCGGGGACCATCCGACGCACGCCGAGCGTCCCGAGCCCGAATCCGAATAACGAGCAAACAAAACGACCCTGCTTTTTCCGAGATTCCGTTTTCGGAAAAAGCGGGGTCGTTTTGAAGAGGCGAACCGCGTTACCCGATCCAGCGAAGGCGATCCCGGAACTCCAGCTCCTCGCACATCGCCAGCGCGCGTACCCGGTCGAGGTTCCAGACGCATTGCTCTAGCGGCAAGTCGACGGGCGCGTCGCAGCGGATCGTGGCAAGCTCCCGGGACAGATGAAGCATCTCCAGATCGTCCTCGATTTTGCGCCGGAGCGAGGCCGAAATATGCGGCAAATTTTCCAAAATGCCGTCAATGGACGCGTACTCGCGGATCAGCTTCATCGCCGTCTTTTCCCCGATGCCGCGCACCCCGGGATAGTTGTCGCTCGCATCGCCCATCAGCCCTTTCAAATCGACGATCTGGGCGGGCGTCATTTGCCGTTCTTCCATCAAAACCTCGGGCGTATAAACGATATAATTGCCGTGTCCTTTTTTCATGATCGCGACCCGGATGCGTTCGTCCGTCAATTGCAGCAGGTCGTGGTCGCCGGTCATGATCGTCACCAGCGCCTCGCCGCTGAACCGCCTGGCCAGCGTCCCGATGCAATCGTCGGCTTCGAAATCCCGGACGCCGACGTTCACGACGCCGAAGCTCTCCATCACGTCCCGGATCAGGCCGAACTGGGGAACCAAATCTTCCGGGGCCTCCGGGCGATTTCCCTTGTAGCCCGCGTATTGGCCCGTCCGAAACGTCGTGCTGCCCATATCCCAGCAGCAGACGATATGGGTGGGCGAAAAACGCTGCACCGCATCGCCGAAATACCGCAAATACCCGTGAATCGCATTGACCGGCGTGCCGTTTTGCGTCCTTTTGACCGATCCTCCGTAAGCGGTGGCGTAAAAGGCGCGAAACAGCACGGCCATGCCGTCGATAAGCAGCACGCGCCTCGTCTCGTCCGGCTCCGTCTCCCTGATCAGCGCCATCGGTTTCATCCTTCCCGTTCTAAGTTTTACCTTGGTTCATGTTCCCGCAAAAAGCGGCCGATCCGGCGGGCGGCGCAAACAAGCCGCTCTTCTTCCTCGACCAGCGCCAGCCTCGCATACCCTTCTCCCCGCGCGCCGAACGCATGGCCCGGCACCGAAGCTACGCCCGCGGCCGCGAGCAGCTCCCGGGAGAACGTCCTGGACGTCCACCCGGAGGGAAGCGGCGCCCAGACGAACATCGTCGCTTTCGGAAGAGGAATGGCCCACCCTTCTTCCCGAAGCGCCTCGACGAACCGGTCCCTCCTCCGCTCGTAGAGGGCGGCCACCGGCTCGGGAGCCGCCATGTCCCGCTCCATCGCGGCGACGGCGGCCTCCTGCACGGCGAGAAAAACGCCGAAATCGATATTGTCCTTCAGCGCCCGCAGCGATTCGAGAGCATCCCGATTGCCGACGGCAAAGCCGATGCGGCCTCCTGCCAGATGAAACGATTTCGAGAGCGAATGGAATTCGACCGCTACCTCCTTCGCGCCCGGCACTTCCAGCACGCTCGGCGGGCGGAAGCCGTCGAAGGCCATTTCGCTGTACGCATTGTCGTGAACGAGCAGCACGCCGCGCCGCCGGGCGACCTCGACCGCCCGCTCGAAAAACGCCAGATCGGCCGTAGCCGAAAGCGGGTTGCTCGGATAGTTGAGCAGCATGAACTTGATTTTGTCCCATGCGGCTTCGGGCACCGCGTCAAAGTCCGGCAAGTAGCCGTTTTCCTCGGTTAACGGCAGGCGGATCGCCTCCACGCCGGCCACGGCGAGCCCGGCCTGGTAGACGGGGTATCCGGGATCGGGCAGCAGGACGCAATCGCCGGGGTTCGTCACCGCCAGCGCAAGGTGGGCAAGGCCGTCCTGCGTCCCCATCAGCGACAGCAATTCCCCGCGAGGATCCAGCGAGACGCCGAACCGGCGCTCGAACCACGCGGCCGCCGTCTCGCGGAATTTCGCCGAGCCTTGCGTGCCCGGGTACCGGTACAGCTCGGACCGCAGGGCCGCCTTCGACAGCGCCTCCATGATCTCCGGGGAAGGAGGACGGTCCGGACTGCCGATGTCGAGCGCGATCACGTCCGTCCCTTGCCGGAGCGCCTCCGCCTTCCACTCCGCCACCTCGGCGAAAATCGCCGAACCGAGCCTGTCCAGCCGATCCGACCTCCATTTGTTCGTCATGTCCATCTTCCTTTCGAAGTTAACCCGGGTGAGGCAGTCCGGTCTCCTGAACCATCCACATCATATAAAGCAGCACGAGCGCGAGTCCTCCGTACATGAGCCCGTACCGCCAGCGCACGCGGCTCGGCACGTCGTAATAATTGCCGGGCTCGTGTCTCGTTCCTTCCACGCGAACCGTCAGCGTCAGCTTGCCGTGTTCGTCGGGCGGCTTGATTTGACGGATATGAACGTTTTTCACAATGCACGGCACGTTCACTTCCAGCTGCCCGCGAAACGACACCGGCTCCCACCAGAACTCCACGACGTGCTGGCCGTCCAAGCGGCAATACGCGGTAAAGGGAAGGTCCCGCCGGTGCGTTTCGCCCGAAAAATACCACGCAGGCAGCGCCGGGGCGACTTCCGCCTCGTAAACGCCTTCCGCGAAATGCGGTTCCCCTCCGTTGCGGTCGCGTTTGAATCGTCTGTACATTTCCCATAGAAACCAGAACCACACGAGCGCAAAAAGGAAACTGCCCGTATACCAGACGACGAACGGACCCAATACCGCCCCGACGACCCAAAGCCACCGGCTTACCGCGGATGCGATCCGGCCCCCGTCGAGCGGATGAATCGGCAGCAGATTGAGAAGGTTCAAAAAGAAACCGACGTAGGCGAGCGCATACCACACTTCCGCGCCGGTGACGTACCCGATGCCGTAGCAAACGAACGCCCCGACCGTCCCGAGCGCCGGACCGCCGATGGCGATGGCCGCTTCCGTTTCCGCATCCTTCGGGTTTCGTTTCATCATGATCAGCGCCCCGACGAACGGAATGAAAACCGGGGCGCTGACCGGCAAACCGCGGCGCTTCGCCGCCCAGACGTGGCCCATCTCATGCACGAAAATAAGCGCGACGAAGCCGAGCGCGAACGTCCACGGGTAGATGAGCGCGTAAGCCCCGACCGTGACGGCCATCGAGAGCAGAGGCTTGCCGAACTTCAGCAGCGCCAGCAGCACTCCTTTGCCTTTGGAGAGCAGCAGGAGCAATCCGGCCGCCCATGCCCACGATCCTTTCGCGGGAGCGCGTTTCTTGCTTTGCCCCTCTTCCGCTTGTGCCAACGCGATGCTCCTCTCCTTTACCGCCCCCAGACGGGGAAGATGTCCTGCTCGCGAAAGCCGACCGTCGCCTTGCGGCCGTCGGTCATGACCGGCCGCTTGATCAGCCTGCCGTTTCCGGACAGGAGACTGATTTTCTCATCGTCGGTCAGGTTCGGCAGCTTGTCCTTCAGCTTCTGCTCCTTATATACTTCGCCCGACGTGTTGAACCATTTGGCGACGGGCAGTCCGCTTTGCGCGATCAGCTTCCGCAATTCGTCTTCGGACGGCGGCTGTTCGAAAATGTCCGTAAGCTCCAGCTCATAGCCGTTTTCCTTCAGCCAATTGACCGCTTTGCGGCACGTGCCGCACTTCGGGTAGTGGTAAACGTGCAATTTTTTGCTCATCGCGATGCTCCTTGTGTCTCGTTTCCTCATCCGGGAGTCCGGACGGATGAACGGTCTCGTCGACCGTTCATCCGCCGAATGTTTCAGGTTCAGCCCCATAACGGGCATTTCCGGCCGTTGGTTGCGGCTCCGCGCCAAAGGCGCTTTCGGCGCTTAACGATGCCGGCCGCCGTTTTCGCCGGAAGCTTGCGAAGATCCCGGCCACGGAAGCTCCGGCAATTCCGCGAGCCGCGCCGCCAGCGCCTCCAGGTCCCGCGGCAGCGCGGCTTCGAGCGTCATCGCTTCCTTCGTGACCGGATGGCGAAAGCCGAGCAGCCGCGCGTGCAGCGCCTGCCGCTGCGCCGCGCGGTCCAGCAGGCGAGACAGCGCCGACCGTTCCCAGGCCGGGTCGGTATAATAACTGTCGCCGATGAGCGGGCAGCCGATCGAGGTCATATGGACCCGGATCTGGTGCGTTCGCCCCGTTCCGAGCCGGATCGCCAGCTCCGAGGCTCCGCAGGCGAAATGGCGGGCCAGCGCGTAGTACGTCAACGACGGCGCGCCGTCGTCGCGAATCGCCCGCCGATGCGGGTCTTCCGGGACGCGACCGATCGGCCCGCGCACTTCCCCCGCCTCCAGCGGCGGCTTTCCGTAAACGAAAGCCAGGTATTCTTTTTCCACCGTTCCTTCGATCATCTGTTCCGATAGCTGCTGGTGCGCGTACGGATGTTTGGCGACGATCACCAGTCCCGACGTGTGCTCGTCCAGGCGATGCACCGGGCGAAACCGGCACCGCTCGCCGCGCTCTCGCCAATAATGCATGACCCCGTTGGCCAGCGTGTTCATGTAATGTCCGGTCGTCGGATGAACGATTACGCCGGCCGGCTTGTTCAGCACGAGCAAATGCTCGTCCTCGAACACGATATCGAGCTCCATCGGCTGCGGCAAAATATCTTCCGACGTCTCCTCCGCCATCCGCACCTCGATTTTGTCCCCGGCCGCGATTTTATCGTGCGGGCGCGCCGGTTGCCCGTTGATCTTCAATCCGTCCTCGGACGTCTTCAGCCGGACGTACAGCTTCCGGGAAATGCCGAGCCGCAGCTTCAGCACGTCGCGCAGCGTCCTGCCCTCGTCGGCCGGAAGCGCGACGTGAACGATCGGCGGGTAATACCGGTCCGCCGATTCATGCATCGGCCGGCGGCCTCCGTCCGAACACGCGGGCTCCGCGTTCGTATTCCGTGTCCCGGACGCCGAGCAGCGCGTTCGCCGCGCGCGCCGCGGCGAAAAAATAATCGGAAAGCCGGTTCAAGTAGCGCAGCACCTCTTCCGGGCAGCTTTGCCCCGACGCCGACAGCGTCACCGCCCGGCGCTCCGCGCGCCGGCACACGGTCCGGCACGCATGCAGCGTCGCGGCCGGCGGGCTGCCGCCGGGCAATATAAACCGCTCGATCGCCGGCGCCGCGGCCGCGTGCCGGTCGATCCACGTCTCCAGCCGCTCCGTCATCGCGGCCGATACTTTCAGCTGCTCCGGCTTCGGCTGCGCATACGACAGGTCGGAGCCGCAGTCGAACAGCTCATGCTGGATGACGGCCAGCTCGTTCAGCATCTCCGCGCCCTTGCCGTCAGGCAGGGCCGCGAGCGCCGCGGCCGCCAGACCGACCAGCGCGTTCAGCTCGTCGATCGTCCCGAAAGCCTCCACCCGCGCATCGTCCTTTAAGACGCGCGAGCCGATAACGGACGTCGTTCCTTTGTCTCCCGTTCGGGTATATAGGTTCACTTTTGAAAAATCCCCCGCTTCGTGCGCAATCCTTTCAATTCCGCGGCCACGCCGGCCGTCAGCCGGTGCATGCCGTCGCAGGCGCTTGCCAGGCGCATGTTCGCCGCCGAGAGCCGGGTCGCATACCAGCGCTCCCACAGACCGCCGGCAAGTCCCGCGGCCGGTTCCTCCGTTACGACGATGCGTCTCCCGGCAAAAGCCAAAATCGCCTCGACGATTTCATCCAGCGCCGCATCCAGCTGCGCGGCCAGGTGGCCCGGATCCATCGCCGCCTCCTCCGCCCCGAAAGCCAATCTGCGGCGCAGCCAGCCGGCCAGCCCGTCGAAGACGACGACTCGCTGGTCGATCCGGAACGGATTCGAGCTCAGATTGATTTCCTGCAATTTGCGGGCCAAATCCGCGTCCGCATCAAGCGTCGCAAGGCGCAAAGAGGAGTCCGGTTTCGGCGAATCGCCGAGCCGCGCCGGCACGATCGCCGGGTCGTCGGGAAAGGCGGGACAAGTCAGCCATATCGCTTCCCGGCCCAGCGCTTCGGCGAGACGCCGGGCGAACGCCGTTTTCCCGCTGCCGACTCCCCCGGTGACGATCCACAGCATCCCGCTCCCCTCCTGTCGCGACCGTTCTTGTTTCACTATAGCACAAAAAGAAAAAGCCCGGAAACGCACCTCCGGGCTTAGCGGGCAATCAAGGCCTGTTTCATATATTCATTTATTTTAATATCCAGCAAGCGGCTGATTTCGATGACAGGTTCCGAGGTAAACGACATTTCCCGCAAAAACACCTCGGTCATGCTCCGCCTCAAAATGTCGATTTCGTCAGCCAAATTGCCGGAATTCGCGTAGGAATCGTAAACATACTCCGCCGTCTCCATGCTCTCTCCCCTTTCACTTGACGAGTCATCATCCAGCGGCTTGAAAAACAAGGGTAATTATAGCAGAACATGGGGAAAATTCATATCTAAATTAGAGAAATTGATCAAAAATCACATTTTGTTCAAAAACTCGCCAATTCTCTCCACCGATTCCGTCAACTGCGCGACCGAGGTCGCGTAAGAGCAGCGGATAAAGCCTTCCCCGCCTTTGCCGAACACGTGCCCGGGCACGACGGCGACTTTCGCTTCCTTCAGAAGACGTTCCGCAAACTCGTTGGAGCTCAGGCCCGACGACTGAATGGACGGAAACGCGTAAAACGCGCCCTGCGGCTCATGGCATTCCAGTCCGATTTCGCGGAAGCCGTTCACGACCAGCCTCCTGCGCTGATTGTAGGACTCGATCATGCGCTGCATTTCTTCGATGCCGTTTTTCAGCGCTTCGAGCGCCGCCACCTGGCTCATGATCGGGGCGCACATGACGGTATACTGATGAATCTTGAGCATGGCGCCGATAATGTCCGGGTGCCCGCACGCATAGCCGAGCCGCCAGCCGGTCATCGCGAACGCTTTGGAAAATCCGCTGACGACGATCGTCCGATCCCGCATGCCCGGCAGCTTCGAGAAGCTGACGTGCCGGTCGCCGTACGTCAATTCCGCATAAATTTCGTCCGAGATGACGATCAGATCGTGCTCTTCGACCACTTTGGCGATCGGCAGCATATCCTCGTACGTCATGATGGCGCCGGTCGGATTGCTCGGATAGCACAAAATAAGCAGCTTGGAGCGCGGCGTAATGGCGGCCCGCAAGTTCTCCGCGGTCAGCTTGAACCCGTCTTTGGCGAACGTCTCGATGCCGACGGCCACGCCGCCTCCGAGCTCGGTGATCGGATTGTAGGAAATATAGCAGGGCTCGGGCACGAGCATTTCGTCGCCGGGCTCGATCAGCGCCCGGATGGCCAGATCGATCGCTTCGCTGCCGCCCACGGTCACGAGAATTTCGTTCGCGGGATCATAGTCCATCTGGAACCTTCCGTGCAAATAGCCGCCGATCGCTTCCCGCAGCTCCGGCATGCCGGCGTTGGACGTATATTGCGTTTTTCCCTTCTCAAGCGAATACACCGCCGCATCCCGAAACCGCCAAGGCGTTACGAAGTCCGGTTCGCCGACGCCGAGCGAAATGATGCTGCTGTCCTTGCTGGCGCTCACCAGGTCGAAAAATCGGCGAATACCCGACGGCTGAATGGCGCGGGCGCCGGCCGACAAATACTCTTCCATTCGTTTGGTCCGGGTTGTGGGCATTTCCTCGTCTTTGATCATGGGACCTTCTTTCCCTCTTTCGGTTATAAGTTACGGTGAAATCGGCAATCGGTGATCGTCCTCGAATTCTTCGAAGATGATGCCGTCCTGCTTGTATTTTTTCAAAATAAAAAAGGTTTTCGTCGAGATGACCGATTCGATCGTGGACAGCTTGTTGGATACGAACGCCGCGACTTCCTTCAGGTTTTTGCCTTCGATTTCGACGAGCAGGTCGTACGCTCCGGACATGAGGTAGACGGATTTGACCTCGGGATACAAATAAATCCGTTCCGCGATGCTTTCAAAGCCGCGCCCCCGTTCCGGCGAGCACTCCACCTCGATCAAGGCGGTTACTTTTTCGTCGTCGACCTTGCTCCAATTGACGACGGTCGCATATTTGACGATGACATGATCGCTCTCCATCTCCGCGATGGCTTTGGACACTTCGGATTCGTCCGCACCCAGCATCGTGGCGATGACGGATGCGGACAAGCGCGCGTCTTCCTTGAGCAGATCCAGAATTTTCAGTTTTAATTCGTTCATTGGGATCCCTCCTGAATACCTTACATATTACATCAAATAC
Coding sequences within it:
- a CDS encoding aminotransferase class I/II-fold pyridoxal phosphate-dependent enzyme; the encoded protein is MIKDEEMPTTRTKRMEEYLSAGARAIQPSGIRRFFDLVSASKDSSIISLGVGEPDFVTPWRFRDAAVYSLEKGKTQYTSNAGMPELREAIGGYLHGRFQMDYDPANEILVTVGGSEAIDLAIRALIEPGDEMLVPEPCYISYNPITELGGGVAVGIETFAKDGFKLTAENLRAAITPRSKLLILCYPSNPTGAIMTYEDMLPIAKVVEEHDLIVISDEIYAELTYGDRHVSFSKLPGMRDRTIVVSGFSKAFAMTGWRLGYACGHPDIIGAMLKIHQYTVMCAPIMSQVAALEALKNGIEEMQRMIESYNQRRRLVVNGFREIGLECHEPQGAFYAFPSIQSSGLSSNEFAERLLKEAKVAVVPGHVFGKGGEGFIRCSYATSVAQLTESVERIGEFLNKM
- a CDS encoding Lrp/AsnC family transcriptional regulator yields the protein MNELKLKILDLLKEDARLSASVIATMLGADESEVSKAIAEMESDHVIVKYATVVNWSKVDDEKVTALIEVECSPERGRGFESIAERIYLYPEVKSVYLMSGAYDLLVEIEGKNLKEVAAFVSNKLSTIESVISTKTFFILKKYKQDGIIFEEFEDDHRLPISP